DNA sequence from the Megalobrama amblycephala isolate DHTTF-2021 unplaced genomic scaffold, ASM1881202v1 scaffold370, whole genome shotgun sequence genome:
GTAAAAAGCTGTTGTGTGTGTTGTCAGGTGGAGAAGATCCGTGTGCTGCTCCACAGGGTGGGTCTGGGAGAAGTGAAGGTGGGCTCAGTGGAGGAGTTTCAGGGTCAGGAGTACCTCATCATGATCCTGTCAACGGTAACTGAAGTGATTTCTGGGCGGGTACTTTGCAAATATGTAAACTGTGGAAAAGTTCTGAATCCAGAGACCTATTCTAACTAATTTGGGAGTAACTGAggccattttaattttatagagGAAGTTGCATTTTACCTTTATATAGCCCATTATACAAGTACTATATACAGTGAATATAAAACTatactgctcaaaaaaattaaaggaacactttgaaaatgcatcagatctcaatggggaaaaatatcatgctggaaatctatactgatatggactggATAATGTGTTAGAATGAAAGGATGCCAAATagtttgatggaaatgaaaattatcaacctaTAGAGtactgaattcaaagacacccctgaaaatcaaagtaaaaaaaagtagTTTATATGGCCCCCACCtgcttgtatgcatgcctgacaacGTTGGGGCATGCTCCTAATGAGACGACGGATGGTGTCCGGGagtatttcctcccagatctggaccaggacaacactgagctcctggacagtctgaggtgcaacctggtGGCATTGGATGGATGATACATAATGTTccagaggtgttctattggatttaggtcaggcAAGCGTGGGGGCCATTCAGTggtatcaattccttcatcctccaggaactgcctgcaCACTCACCACATGAAGCCAGGCATTGTCatgcaccaggaggaacccagggCCCACTGCACCAGTGTAGAGtctgacaatgggtccaaggttttcatccagataCCTAATGGCATTCAGGGTAccattgtctagcctgtagaggtctgtgcaTCCCTCCGTGGATATAcctccccagaccatcactgacccaccaccggtgttacaggcagcataacgTTCTCCAAAGCTTCACATGCTCAGGGTAAAACTGCTCTCATGTGTGAAAAGCACAGGGTGCCAGTGGTggacctgccaattctggtgttcaGTGGCAAATACCAATCGAGCTCCACGGTGCTgggcagtgagcacagggcccactagaggaTGTTGGGCCCTTAGGCCACTCTCATAAAGTCTGTTTCTGgttgtttggtcagagacattcacaccagtggcctgctggaggtcattttgtagggctctggcagtgctcatcctgttcctccttgcacaaaggagcagaaACTGGTCCTGCTGATGGATTAAGGACCTTCTATGGCCCTAGAGTCTCCTGGAATATCCTCCATGCTCTTGAAACTGTGCTtggagacacagcaaaccttctggcaatggcacTTATTGATGTGTcatcctggaggagttggactgcTTGTGCAACCTCTTTAGGGTCCAGGTATtgcctcatgctaccagtagtgacactgacccctagccaaatgcaaaactagtggaaaaagtcagaaaagatgagtagggaaaaaaatgtcagtggcctccacctgtaaaaccattcctgttttgggggtcgtctcattgttgcccatctagtgcacatgttgttaatttcattaacaccaaagcagctgaaactgattaacaaccccttctgctacttaactgaccagatcaatatcccaggaatttaactgacttgatgctattctctgattaaaaagtgttcctttaatttttttgagcagtttatattaattttttttttttttttaaatctacacACCCCTGTTAAAACAGCTGGTTTTTGTGATGTAAAAAATTAAACCTAGATAAATTATATCAGATTGTAGTTATTCCaagttttttttcctctgaattGTCACTTTGGTTTTCAGTGACATTGTATAGATTGTAAATATTACATTGAATAATTGTGCAAATGTTCTGatatgatttttcttttttacttcaCACTAaacaaacagctgttttaacagGGGTGTGTAGATATATCCACAGTAACATGTAATGCcattttttaaaacagaaaCTGACAAACAAAAAGGTAAAACAAGAACCAtaataaagatgttttttttttaaatgatgcaCTTTACTGCTCAAGGTGTGCACTCATACTAAAGTGCAGTACATCGGCTTGAACAGTAAAAAAACATGGATTAttgcacattattattattgcacatCTGgctgtttttatattgttttaacaATGGATTGTACAGGTGCTTGTAGCAGCGGACTTCTTCACacagttgttgtttttccaGCACATGTGCAGTTGGTGCTTTTGTAGCCTAGGGACCACACGTACTTGTCCGCGCGGTCACAAAAAATGGGATACAAAGTTGTCCGCAAAGAACCTCGTGCACGATGACGATTTTTACATCACACGGACCCTCGCGCACACTGAAAGTATAACAAGCTTAAGAGCCATCCAAATAAATCGGGTGAAATTGGTAAAGCATCTAATGTATTATAATGTTTTGAAGAAATGTTTGAGGTGGTCCATTAAATGAATTAACATGGGTATAAGTGACAGGTGTTCAGATCCATCTTTCCTCTCAGATGAATAAACATATTTGTTTAAAACTGTAGGTCCGGTCCAATGAGTCCTTGCTGAATGAAGAactgcaaagcatgctgggattTCTCTCCAACCCAAAGCGTTTCAATGTTGCCATTACACGAGCCAAAGCTCTCCTCATTGTTATCGGAAACCCACACATTTTAATCAAGGTGAGATTTAAAGACCTGCTTTCTGACAGAAACTGAATGTCATTTGTGGATATGCAAAATGAATCCAATAAGGGCCACTACACtctataaactttttttttattggtccTGAGCAGTAGACCAGCAGTGCCATGAACAGTTTAGAAGGAATCATGAtgacttttgtttcttttgacctgatgaaataatttatattaatttctgTTATACAGTGATTCATTGtctttttttatcaaacatatTAAAGTCTAAACACATAAGCAGAATAACGCTTTTAACTAGTCTTACATTCACTATCTAGACAAATCTCCTTTACATGGatggaaggggaaaaaaagaacattGTAATATATCCAGAGGGTAAAGGAGATTGATTCTTGTCCAAAACCTCTGagccataaaaacaaaataaatcccAGTCAATTGCATGTATGTTCTTCTTTGTGTTGTTAATGTCCTGCATGCCATATTTTGAAGATAGAGCAGAGCAAGTTCACTTGTGATCATTTGtagattttaatttagttttactacactattaatgctttaaatgtgtttgtgtaataaaaacaatttaagaAATAATTTTGAATTGTTGATGATGGGCCCAAATGCTTGGCATACTCTGCACCCTGTTTCATTTGTGCCTTCTCATTGTGTTTGTCTAAATCCATGTGTATGTCTATGCATATATTATTACAGGACCCATGTTTCAGTGCTTTGCTGCAGTATTCGTATGATAACCGAGCGTTCCTGGGGTGTGACCCTCCAATGAGCCTACAGGCCTCTTCGAggtttgattatttgtttttgacaCATTCAAGTCATGTCTTTCTGTTTTTGTATGTCAGGAATACATGGTTTCATCACTTAATGCTGTTTATGTTTTTACAGGATTCTCTCAGAAGAAACCTAGAAATCACTTTGGCCAGAACTTGGACCAGCAGAGTGTTGTGATAATTATTCCATGattcttctgttaaataaataatggatcTGTCTTCTAGCCACTTTTTGCTTAACATCTAAATATCTCACTGAAAGACCAGACTAGGTCTGCAGTCTCGGAAgaatagaaatatattttactagtTCCCAGCACAAATAGTTCTGACTGTAGTTCTCAGGAATTGTTTGTCATACCTCTGGCTGAATGGGGCATAATTGAGGCACTGCACTTAGAGAACCAgtgtttatttctgttatgttgaaatgtttattaaaataatttcatcaAGCATTCTCATTTTAAGTGTTCTTGCTACTGGGTTCCATCTGTTCTATACTTCCACAAGTTTTTACATTGAGATGATCTTGTATTTAGTTGTCTGACAGACTGTATTGGTGGTCTTAACATTATCATGACTCAAGGTTATTAGAACTAATTGCATCCGTCTGACCAACATCTAAAGCAACCAATAACTGTCAACTTTAACATGATGTGCGGGTATGGTATATATTGCATACTGTAATTCATCACAAAGCTGAATACACAGATGTGCTCAAGGTTGTCAGAGATTTGATGGCACTAACTTGTAAAACATTTTCCAATTTAACGATCAGATTTATAATTAGATGTGCTATTGTGGTGGCCCTGTTTCTCAAACTTGCACGGATTAAtagttcaccacaagactagtaatgtGCGCTTACAAAGTAAAtggggtcaattttgatttcatgtcgaCTTTAAACTGAATAAATGTCAGTGGCGGAGAGGCTTCAGTACACTGAATAAACTGCTTTTGTGAGTTTGTGAGCAAACAACTGATTACTTATTGAATTAGCTGGATGCAGATCTAATGCTTGTGCAAGGTTACTTCCAACTTTGAACCTTTCAAAGTACCTGGATTTAAATGACGTTTATTTGGCCTCAGAAATCATAATAGGCTTCTATGCGTGTTCCCAGACATGCCATAATGcccaaaaaaatcataattgctatgttgtttttattaaaaacattgtaTAAGCGGTCAGCAATTTAAACAGTGGCAAATAAATATTTACCTGTTAACACTTTTCAGACCCTTAATTCCAGTGGACATAATTTTTCTATAGCTTTTTATGGTTTTTGTCATGTGATACCACACAAATTTCAAAAGATTATTAGACTGGATAATGTGCTTATTTGACCAATCAACTATGGTGGCCTGCGACACAATTGGACAAATAGGGTGTAACTCGAATGCAAATGCCACTAGGGAAAAAAAAGGAGTATTATACATGGAATTTTTAAGGATTATGTGGAATACACATGGAATATTTAAGGATTATCATCTGAATCATCAAGAATCATAATTTAATAATGGTCATAATTTAACCCTGAAAAGGTTCATTccataataactttattcaaatatttaatttatcagTGATTTTGCAAGGAATTACTTGCGTTGTAATTTTTGTTCACCCATGCCACACATACAAATTTTCATGGATGAAAGATCTTATGGACCACATGCgaaaacaatatttatattcACGACATCAATTAATTTCTTAGTTATAATTGAAGGCTAACAAGACCATTGAGCTTGAACATAGAACATATTTTACAAAGCTAAAGCCAATAAAAATAGCAACATCTATTAAGTTCAAGCTATTTTCCTATAGATATCTGAATAGCCTTCGGATGTGTCAGAAGTGTGTATTCAATCAAAGATTAATTGCTCATCTAAACTGTCAAAATTATCTTTTTAAATGCAAACAGGAGAGATCTGGAGTGGGATTGTAAGATTTGTGTGCCATTTAAGCGATCCTGTAATCCAAACCAGCCCACTATGCTTTTTATTGTCaaagctttgtattttattgaataaacttttaatttttttttttttttttttttttttatactttgcGTAATTTTTGGTTCAACTTATAGAACTGCTGATCAAAATGCACAAATATGGAATATAGTTTTTAggttggacattttctaccatacaTTCAACAAGAGTTAAACATGATTGGTCAGCGTAAACTCTTCATCTAGAATAGAtgatggtgatttttttttttttttggttgtctAAAAGAGAAAGCCATAACAAGCAATATAGAATAAGAACTGTCACATGTATGAATGACCTGTTCCAGGTGATAAGTAGATATCATCTTCATCACTGTGTTTTACTGGTATATGGTGGTGGATTGtggattatataatatatatatatatatatatatatatatataaagtctgCAAATATTCAATATGGTAGGGTCTGCGTTAATTTGAGATCTGGTGAATGtaacatttatgcatttcaCATGTATAAAGTCAAAACTGCTTGTggagtcacatttatttatatagcactttatacaataaagGTTGCTTCTGAAcagctttacagtaataaacaggaaaaaaaaacagcatcaaATCAAACCATATTATCAAATCATCAATGTTGCAAAATTATTCAATAAGGAAACAATAAATCCACTTCAAATGACTAAAAAGCACCTCTAGAGAagaaaataaagcattattcagctcaattcaaATCAATTACTATTGCATTCTCATTCGAtagttatttcaatgaaataGTGTGAACTTTTAAGTCAACGGCTCGGTTACGCAATTACCATGCTCAGGCATCTTTTTATTTGGGATTTTCAGTAATACAAATCAGGGTCTGTTAAAAGATCTCATTGCAAGTATACCTCAGTTCTCCACACACCACTTCTCAACAGCTATgattaaaataaactgaacaattTAACACAGAGAAAGATATATTTAACAAGTGCCCTCTTGTACAATGAATGTATTTACAATTAATAAGATTCACAACCGCTAGTCCCAACATAAAAGCATTGCTAATAGTCTTCCGaattaatattttgatatattaattttttttttaattttttttttatatagtttgACTTCAGTTGTCCTTCAGTTGTCATTGAATAAACAATCTTCGTGACTACaggtcattttaataaacttCCATCTTAGATAAAATTGCTCtttatatttctcaatattgTCTTAAATCTGCTGGACCTAAAAAAGAAAGCATTTTGCCATCATCACTAATTTAAACAATGCTTTTCTCTATGATCGGGTGAAAACTCAAGTACAGGTTATTTGCTACATTCCCACACCCAAAACACACGCAAACTTTCGGACAGTATAGTTTATGGTTCTTTTAAACTCGCTAAGGCATCTTTCCACGGAGGGATTATGCTCAAGATTTCTCCTTTGCATGCCATCTCAGGTGTCTCTTTAAGTGTGCTGACAAGATAAATCTCTGACCACAATGATCACATTTAAAGGGCATTGTTCCAGCATGATAGAGCACAGGAGTTTTAAAATTGCACACTTGTGCAAGTTTCTTTTCGCTGTGAGGACTTCGGTTTGATTTCTCACCAGTATGAATCTTCATGTGACTTGTTAGGTTTCCTTGATGTCTGAAATTATTCCCACACTGATGGCATGTGAAAGGCCTCTCTCCAAAATGAACTATTATGTGTTTCTTCAGGTCTCCCTTGCGTGTGAAGCTCTTCTCACACTGAGAGCATGTGAAAGGCTTGTCTCCATTGTGAATTAACAAGTGATTCTGAAGGTTGATTTTTTGCGtgtaactctttccacactggaGGCATGTGTACGGCCTCTCACTGTGGATTGTCATGTGATCCTTAAGGTCTTCTTTACATTTGTAACTCTTTCCACAATGTGGGCATCCAAATGATTTTTTGGCCCCTGGACTTTGTGTCAATTCGTTTTCCGTTTGTGAATTTTCTCCAGTTGAGAAGCTATGAGGCTCCTGATACTGATTTTTCTCCACTTCATTCTGATCTTGATTTTCCTCTTCCAATTTAAGCAGGTCTAAAATGAACAAAGTGGTAATAATCAATTCAAGAGCAACAATGGTGAAagatgatgtataaatgaaCTATTTGGACTGCAGATAAAAAGATTAATTGATTGAATATAACCATTTATGTGATCAAAGTAACTTCTGGCATTTGCATCAAACTAAGgtaaacaaatacacacaacatcacgatcatttatttattttttctattgAAGAATggacaccaacctctttgttcctCCGTTTCTTCTTCTTTCACTCTGAATGGTTCTAGATCTGTCAGATCCACAATCTCCACTTTAATATACTCCATCGTCAGGCAGATCTCGATCGATAAACCTCTGGCTTTTCCTGCTTGTTTGGAAACGGGTCAGCGATTACAATCGAGATGAGGATGATGATCAAATCGAAAGaaaatgaaagccaaaatagaTTATTCTGTTACAGGTGCGCTACTCAGGAATATAAAATTCAGAAATGAAGATTTCTGATAAAAGACGTTATCGACACGTCACATGAATACATTGTAATTACAATCAATAACAACCAACATTCATTTTAACCTTACCGCAGCAAAACGGTTTTAGTAACATTACCAAGTTGTTGGAGCAAAAAGCGTAAAAAACTTTGAACGTTTTGTATCGTTTTATACAGctgaaaacacaaacctttTATTCAGCGGACATTAGAGAAGGCGCGGGCGCAGAGCTTATGACGTCACGCGAAGCCCCAGCCGTTCAGagaatcaaaataaaagtctctgGTCTTTAATTTAGAAGCATAACTTCTTCCCACATAGTTATATCATTTGTCACAGCAAGGATATGctgtacaaaaataaatacatttataatgatagttATTTGGCAAAGAATTATGGTTAGGCAattattaattacttaattatatAAATGTCCCTTTTTAAGTATGAAGAATTGTCAGCAAGGGAATAA
Encoded proteins:
- the LOC125261207 gene encoding gastrula zinc finger protein XlCGF49.1 isoform X1; the encoded protein is MLLKPFCCGKARGLSIEICLTMEYIKVEIVDLTDLEPFRVKEEETEEQRDLLKLEEENQDQNEVEKNQYQEPHSFSTGENSQTENELTQSPGAKKSFGCPHCGKSYKCKEDLKDHMTIHSERPYTCLQCGKSYTQKINLQNHLLIHNGDKPFTCSQCEKSFTRKGDLKKHIIVHFGERPFTCHQCGNNFRHQGNLTSHMKIHTGEKSNRSPHSEKKLAQVCNFKTPVLYHAGTMPFKCDHCGQRFILSAHLKRHLRWHAKEKS
- the LOC125261207 gene encoding gastrula zinc finger protein XlCGF49.1 isoform X2, yielding MEYIKVEIVDLTDLEPFRVKEEETEEQRDLLKLEEENQDQNEVEKNQYQEPHSFSTGENSQTENELTQSPGAKKSFGCPHCGKSYKCKEDLKDHMTIHSERPYTCLQCGKSYTQKINLQNHLLIHNGDKPFTCSQCEKSFTRKGDLKKHIIVHFGERPFTCHQCGNNFRHQGNLTSHMKIHTGEKSNRSPHSEKKLAQVCNFKTPVLYHAGTMPFKCDHCGQRFILSAHLKRHLRWHAKEKS